Below is a window of Streptomyces spongiicola DNA.
ACCTCAGCCGCAGGTCGTAGTGCGAGACGTCGTAGCCGCCGTTTCCGCTGGCCGGGTAGTAGGGGTCGCCGATGCCCGGGGCCCCGGGCGCGGCGCCGTCGCCAGGGGACCTTCCCGGGCCTCCCGCGGCTGCGGACGCCGGGACCAGCAGCAGCAGCGATGCGGAAAGCGCCCCGGTGACGAGGAGTCGGCGGTGCGTGGACGCTCCCGGCGCCTGGGGCGGACGGACCCGCCGGAACCCGTTCACCCGCCCGACGCTCCCTCATGCCCACGGCGCCCGCCGTGCCGCGATCGCCGACGGGTCGGCATACCGGGTGTCTCCATGTGTCGCTCCTGTCCTCGTACGGTTCGCTGTCTCCCCCTGCCGCGCGGCAGTCGACGGGAGTACCGTCCGCTCCCACGCCGATACGTGCACATCGCACGGGGCGCGGCGGCGTTCCCCCGCCGCGCCGGCCGCAGCCTCCCCGGCGTCGGCACCGTCGGCACCGTCGGCCGCGTCCGACCCGGGAAGCGCCGGCGCGACATGGCCGGAAAGTACCCGCCGTCACGGACCCCGCCCCGTATTGCTCCTGCTGCGGGCGCGGCACCGCGAGCCCTGAGTGGTACGGCGGTGCCGGCGGCGATCCCCCGGCATCCGACGGGACCGTCCGGGACCCGCCCTGCGGCCGCCGGCCCACGGCCGCCCGGTGCACCGGGGCCGCGGAGGAACCCGCCCTGCGCGGTGTCATCCCCCGGCCCGAAGGCCGGACGGTCCGGTCGCGCCGTGCGGCGGTCACCGAGGGCACCCGGAGCCCCTGCTGCCCGACGAACGTGCCGCGTACCGCCTCACGACCGGGAGTCCGATCACCCGCTGCCGATTCCGTATGAATCTCGCCTCACGTGGTAGGAGGGCCCTCAGGAGAGCGAACCCCGGCTCCGTTCACCCGCGAAAGGGACCCTCAGTGCCGCACGACGACCCATCTGACGCACAACGGCCGGCGGACCCGGCGAGTCCTCGGGTGACGGACATCCCCGGGCCGCCGGAGCCGACGAGGCGCGGGACGGCCACGGACCGGGTGGTCTTCGGGGTCACCGCCGTCCTCACGGTCGCGTTCGTGCTCTGGGGAGCCGTCGCCACGGACACCCTCGGGCGGGTGTCCGGCGCCATGCTCGCGGGACTCATCCACAACGGCGGCTGGGCGTTCGTCCTGGCCGCATCCGGTTTCGTGATCTTCGCGCTCTGGCTCGCCATGAGCCGCTACGGGCGGATCCCGCTCGGACGGGAGGACGAGGGCCCCGAGTTCCGCACCGTCTCCTGGATCGCGATGATGTTCAGCGCGGGTATGGGCATCGGCCTGATGTTCTACGGAGTCAGCGAGCCCCTCGCGCACTTCACCGACCCGCCGCCGGGCACCGATCCCGCGGACGCGGCGCAGGCCATGGAGACGGCGATGGCCACGACCCTGTTCCACTGGACACTGCACCCGTGGGCCATCTACGCCGTCGTCGGGCTCGCCATCGCCTACAGCACCTTCCGGCGCCGCCGCCGCCAGACGGTGAGCGCGGTCTTCGAGCCGCTGATCGGCAGGAAGCACGCCCGAGGCTGGGGCGGCCGGCTCATCGACATCCTCGCCATCTTCGCCACACTGTTCGGCTCGGCCGCCTCCCTCGGACTCGGCGCCCTCCAGATCGGCAGCGGAGTCAGCGAACTGGGCTGGATGACCAGGGTGAGCACGGCGCTGCTCGTCGTCATCATCGCCGTGCTGACGCTCGCCTTCATCCTCTCCGCCGTGTCCGGCATCGAGAAGGGCATCCAGTGGCTGTCCAACACCAACATGGTGCTGGCCCTGCTGCTCGCCGTGTTCCTCTTCGTCGCCGGGCCGACCATCATCGTGCTCGACCTGCTGCCCACCTCGATCGCCGCCTACTTCGGCGAACTGCCGCAGCTGATCGGCCGCACCGAGGCGTCCAGCGGCGCCGGGGTCGCCGACTGGCTCGGCAGCTGGACGGTCTTCTACTGGGCCTGGTGGATCTCGTGGACGCCTTTCGTGGGCATGTTCATCGCCCGCATCAGCCGGGGCCGGACCATCCGCCAGTTCGTAGGCGGTGTGATCCTGGTGCCCAGCACCGTCAGCCTCTGCTGGTTCGCGATCTTCGGTGGTACGGCGATGACGCTCCAGGAGCGCGGCCGCCTCGGCGGCGAGACCACGCCCGAGGGCCAGTTGTTCGCCGTGCTGCAGCAGTACCCGGCGGCCACGGTGACGAGCCTGCTCGTGATGGTCCTCGTCGCCATCTTCTTCGTCTCCGGCGCCGACGCGGCGTCCCTGGTGATGGGGACGCTCTCGCAGAAGGGCGCCCTCGAACCAAGCCGCTTCGTCGTGGTGTTCTGGGGCAGCGTCACCGGCGCCGTGGCGGCCGTGATGCTGCTGATCGGCGGCGGGAAGGGGGACGCCCTAGCGGGACTCCAGAACCTCACCATCCTCGTCGCGGCGCCGTTCCTGGTGGTGATGACCGCGATGTGCTTCGCGCTGATGCGCGATCTGCGCCATGACCCGATCATCCTGCGCGGCCGGCGCGGGGAGGAGGCCGTCGACCTCGCGGTCATCGCGGGACACGAGAGGTACGACGGCGACTTCGAACTCCGCATCGGGCCGACGCCGCCGGAGAAGTGACCCGCGGCCCTCGGGGACGGCCCCGCCCGGCCGGAGCGCTCTCCGCGCGCCGCTCGGGGCTTTCGGCGCGGCCTGCCCGCCGTCCGGGGCTTTCGGTATGGTCCGGTCGCCGTCCGGGGCTTTCGGCGCGGCCTGCCCGCCGTCCGGAGCCTTCGGCGTGGTCCGGTCGCCGTCCGGGTCGGAGCCACCTTCCGGCACGCCCTAGACTCGGCCCCCTGATGACCGCGAACCTCGTCGCCAAGGACCTCGCCGCCGGACACGGCGACCGCACGCTCTTCGCCGGGCTCGACCTCGTCGTCGCGCCCGGTGACGTGATCGGCCTCGTCGGCGCCAACGGCGCCGGGAAGTCCACTCTGCTCCGGCTGCTCGCCGGCCTCGACGCCCCGGAAGACGGTGAGGTGCGGCTGTCCCCGCCGACCGCCGCGGTGGGCCACCTCCCGCAGGAGCCGGAGCGGCGAGAGGGGGAGACCGTACGGGGGTTCCTCGCCCGCCGTACCGGGGTCGCCGCCGCCCAGAAGGCGATGGACGAGGCCGCCCGGGGCCTCGCCGACGGTACGCCGGGTGCCGACGACGCCTACGCGGCGAGCCTCGAGCGCTGGCTGGCGCTCGGCGGCGCCGACCTCGACGAGCGCGCCGAGGAGATCGCCGGTTCGCTCGGTCTCCACGCCGGTCTCCACGCCGGCCTCCACGCCGGTCTCGACCGGCCGATGACCGCGCTCTCCGGTGGCCAGGCGGCCCGGGCCCAGCTCGCCTCCCTGCTGCTGTCCCGGTACGACGTCTTCCTCCTCGACGAGCCGACCAACGACCTCGACCTGGACGGGCTGGAGCGGCTGGAGCGATTCGTCACCGGTCTGCGCGCGGGCACCGTGGTCGTCAGCCACGACCGGGAGTTCCTCTCCCGTACCGTCACCAAGGTCCTCGAACTCGACCTCGCCCAGCAGCAGATCACGCTCTACGGCGGCGGCTACGCCGCGTATCTGGAGGAACGCGGGACCGCGCGGCGGCACGCCCGCGAGGACTACGAGGAGTACGCCGACAAGAGGGCCGCCCTCGAAGGCCGGGCCCGGATGCAGCGCTCCTGGATGGACAAGGGCGTCAGGAACGCGCGGCGCAAGGCAGGCGACAACGACAAGATCGGCCGCAAGTTCCGCAGCGAGGCGAGCGAGAAGCAGGCCGCGAAGGCGCGCCAGACCCAGCGCATGATCGAACGCCTTGAGGTGGTCGAGGAACCCCGCAAGGAGTGGGAGCTGCGCATGGAGATCGCGGCCGCTCCCCGCTCGGGGTCGGTCGTCGCCACCCTCCGCGACGCCGAGGTGCGGCGGGGCGACTTCCGCCTCGGCCCCGTGTCGCTGCGGATCGACTTCGCCGACCGGGTCGCCGTCACCGGTGCCAACGGCGCGGGCAAGTCGACGCTGCTCGCCGCACTCCTCGGCAGGCTCACGCTGGACGCCGGGCACTCGGCCGTCGGTTCCGGTGTCGTCGTCGGTGAGGTCGACCAGGCCCGTAGGCTGTTCCACGGCACGGAGTCGCTGCTGGACGCGTTCTGCGCGGCGGTCCCCGGCACCGAGCCCGCCGACGTGCGCACCCTGCTCGCCAAGTTCGGCCTCAGGGCGGCCCACGTACTGCGCCCGGCAGTCGGCCTGTCCCCGGGTGAGCGAACCCGGGCGGCCCTGGCCCTGCTCCAGGGCCGGGGCGTCAATCTGCTCGTGCTCGACGAGCCCACGAACCACCTCGACCTGCCCGCCATCGAGCAGCTGGAGTCCGCGCTCGCCTCCTATCCGGGCACGCTGCTGCTGGTCACCCACGACCGCCGGATGCTGGACGCCGTCCGCACCACCAGGCGCCTCGAGGTGGCGCACGGCAAGGTCACCGAGCGCTGAAGGGGCGTTTCGGCAGGGCCCCGCTCGGGGCTCCGGGGACCGGCACGGCGAGAAGGCGGCCGAGGACGTCGGCGCCGGTGCGGCGCCCGCCATCCGCGGTTTTCCGGCCGGCCCGCGGCAGGACGCCACAGCGCCTGCCGCACGCCGTCCTTCTTGCCGGGCCGCGCGGTGGCCCCCGCGGGCCGTCTCCCATCGCGCGAAGCCGTGTGGCTGGCACCACCCCCGGGGTGAGCCGATCCGAACCGGCGCAGAGGACGAGGACGGCGTCCAAGATCCGGACGCCCACTCGGACGCCCACTCGGACGCCCACTCGGACGCACACGCGGAGCCCGCCGCGGACCGCCCCGGGTGCCGCCGCCGATCCGGCCCGCGGAGACGGCGCACGGTACCGAACGGCCCGCGGAGACGGCGCACGGTACCGAACGGCCCGCGGCGACGGCACCCGGGCCGACCGGCCGCGCGGACAACGGCCGCGCGGCCGTGGCGTGGTCAGCGCCCGCCGCCTCCCCTGCCGTCCAGCAGACCGGCCCGGCGCAGGGCGTCCGCCATCGCGCTGTTGGCGGGGGGCGCCGCGCGACGACCCGAACCCGAGCCCGAACCCGAGCCGGAGCCGGAGCCGGAGCCGGAGCCGGAACCCGAACCCGAGCCCGAACCGGCGGCCGGGCGGCGGTCACGGCCGCCCTGGCGCTGCTGCGGCGGCCGGCCGCCGCCCTGGTCGCGGCGCCGGCCGCCACCGCCGCCCGGCTGCGCCGCCGCCTCGTCGTCCAGCCGCAGCGTCAGCGAGATCCGCTTGCGCGGGATGTCGACGTCCAGGACCTTCACCCTGACCACGTCGCCCGGCTTCACCACGTCCCGCGGGTCCTTGACGAACGTGCGCGACATCGCCGAGACGTGCACCAGGCCGTCCTGGTGGACGCCGACGTCCACGAACGCCCCGAACGCCGCCACGTTGGTCACGACGCCTTCCAGCACCATCCCGGACGCCAGGTCGGAGATCTTCTCGACCCCGTCCTTGAAGGTCGCCGTCCGGAACGCCGGACGGGGGTCGCGCCCCGGCTTCTCCAGCTCCCGCAGGATGTCCGTCACCGTCGGAAGGCCGAAGGACTCGTCCACGAAGTCGTCCGGGCGCAGTGAGCGCAGCACCCCCGTGTTGCCGATGAGCGACGCGATCTCGCTGCCGGTCGTCTTCACCATGCGCCGCACCACCGGGTAGGCCTCGGGGTGCACACTGGACGCGTCCAGCGGGTCGTCACCGCCGCGGATCCGGAGGAAGCCCGCGCACTGCTCGTACGCCTTCGGGCCGAGCCGCGCCACGTTCCTGAGCTGCCTGCGGGAGCGGAAGGGGCCGTTCTGGTCGCGGTGGGCCACGATGTTCCCGGCGAGCCCCGCACCGATGCCCGAGACCCGGGACAGCAGCGGTGCCGAGGCGGTGTTCACATCGACACCGACGCCGTTCACACAGTCCTCGACGACCGCGTCCAGCGAGCGCGAGAGCTTCACCTCGGAGAGGTCGTGCTGGTACTGGCCCACGCCGATCGACTTGGGGTCGATCTTCACCAGCTCGGCGAGGGGGTCCTGGAGCCGGCGGGCGATGGACACCGCGCCGCGCAGCGAGACGTCCAGGCCCGGCAGTTCCTGCGAGGCGAACGCGGACGCCGAGTACACCGACGCGCCCGCCTCCGACACCATCACCTTGGTGAGCTTCAGCTCGGGGTGCTTCGCGATGAGGTCCGCGGCCAGCCTGTCCGTCTCGCGGGACGCCGTGCCGTTGCCGATGGCGACCAGCTCGACGGCGTGCTCCTCGGCCAGCCGGGCCAGCTTCGCCAGCGACTCGTCCCACTTGTTCGCCGGCACGTGCGGGTAGACCGTGTCGGTGGCGACGACCTTGCCGGTCGCGTCCACCACCGCCACCTTCACTCCCGTACGGAAGCCGGGATCGAGGCCCAGCGTCGCACGGGTCCCGGCGGGGGCGGCGAGCAGCAGGTCCCGCAGGTTCGCGGCGAAGACCCGTACCGCCTCGTCCTCGGCGGCCGTCCGCAGCCTCAGCCGCAGATCGATGCCCAGGTGTACGAGGATCCGGGTCCGCCAGGCCCAGCGCACCGCGTCCAGCAGCCACTTGTCCGCCGGCCGGCCCCGGTCGGCCACGTCGAAGCGGCGGGCGACCATGCCCTCGTACGTCGAAGGACCGTCCGCGGGCTCCTCCGGCTCCGGCTCCAGCTCCAGGCTGAGGACGTCCTCCTTCTCGCCGCGGAGCATCGCGAGCACGCGGTGCGAGGGGAGTTCGGTGAACGGCTCGGCGAAGTCGAAGTAGTCGGCGAACTTCGCGCCGGCCTCCTCCCTGCCGTCGCGGACCTTCGCCGCCAGCCTGCCCCGGGTCCACATCCGCTCCCGCAGCTCGCCGATGAGGTCGGCGTCCTCGGAGAAGCGCTCGGCGAGGATGGCGCGGGCGCCCTCCAGCGCGGCCGCGGAGTCGGCGACGCCCTTGCCCGCGTCGACGAACGCGGCGGCGGCCGCGAGGGGTTCGACCGTCGGATCGCCGAGCAGTCCGTCGGCGAGCGGCTCCAGCCCGGCTTCGCGGGCGATCTGCGCCTTGGTCCTCCGCTTGGGCTTGAAGGGGAGGTAGACGTCCTCCAGACGGGCCTTGGTGTCGGCGGACCGGATCTGCGCCTCGAGCTCGTCGGTGAGCTTGCCCTGCTCGCGTACGGAGTCCAGGACGGCGGTCCGCCGCTCCTCCAGCTCCCGCAGATAGCGCAGCCGCTCCTCGAGCGTGCGCAGCTGCGTGTCGTCGAGCATCTCGGTCGCTTCCTTGCGGTAGCGCGCGATGAACGGGACGGTGGACCCGCCGTCGAGCAGCTCGACGGCCGCCTTCACCTGCCGCTCCCGTACGCCGAGTTCCTCGGCGATCCTGCCTTCGATGGACGTCGTCACGGTTCCCGACTCGCCTTCCGATACCGGCTGTACTTTGCGAGGCCGCGCGGACGTGCGCCCGCGCGATCTCCTCGGCTGCATTCTGCCGGGTGGGCCGGGGCCGTGTCGCGCGTCCCCCTGCGCCCGGCGCGTGCCGTCGCCCCCGGCCGGCCGGCCGCGCCGCCGGAGAGGCGGGACGGCCGGCCGGAACGGGGCGGCGACGAAGGCGGGCGAGGACGGGCGAGGACGGGCGAGGACGGTGGCGATGCCGGCGACGGTCGGCGACGGTCGGTCCTTGGTCAGTCCTTCCCGGTGAGGCCGTCGGGGAAGGCGCCGGCCGCGGCGGCGGCCAGGAGGAATCCGCGGCCCAGCTCGGTCAGGCGTGCCACGCCGTCCGCCCCCAGATGCTCGTACGGAGCGAGGTCGAGCCGGTCGGTGTGCTCCTCCAGTTCCGCTCGGAGCGCCGTGCCCGCCTCGGTCAGCTCGCCGTCGCCGTCGAGCAGTCCCCGCTCGCGCAGCCGGTCGGAGGCCGCCTCCCAGTCGCTGCGCCGCCAGCCCCGGCTGGCGAGGATCCAGCGGGGTGACATTCCCTTGCCGGTCGCGGTGTGGCTGACCAGCGCCTCCAGCGGGTCGAGCCCGGCGGACAGCAGTGCGGCGAGATGGCCGTCGCCGCGGTGCTCGCGCAGCAGGGTCGCCGCATGCCAGAGAGCGAGGTGCGGTTCCTCGGGCACCGGCAGGTCGGCGTGTGCGGCGTACAGCGGGCGGGCGTGCCGGGTGCAGGCCTCGGTGGCGCGCAGCGCCAGGCGGGCGGCCTCCGCCATCTCCGGTGAGGAGGCGGTGTCGTCGCCGAGCAGCCGGCGCAGTGTCGCGTCGACCGCCCGGCTACGGGCGTCCAGCACCTCGGCAGGGGAGGCGGTGTCCCAGACCGCGGGGAGGTGCCGGGCGATCAGCTCGTGGCTGAAGTTGTAGAACGAGGCCGTGACCGTGCCCGGCCCGACGGCGCCCAGGGCGGCAGCGCGGCCCGCGAAGTAGGCGGCGCCGCCGTCCTCGACGCCGATCAGCGCGAGTTCCCTCGCGTAGTCGGGCGAGAAGTACACGGTGGAGTGGAGCGGGTTGACGGCGTTGTGGCAGCGGCGTCCCGCACGCGGGTGGAGAGAACTCATACCCGAACGTTACCGACCGGTCAGTACGACGTGAAGGGGTGAGGGCCGCCCGCGCCGGTCGATGGCGGGAAGGGTGGGCTGCTCGTCCCTGCTGTCTTGGGCGGCTGCCTTGGGCGGCTGCCTTGGGCCGGCGGTCGGGAGCATGGGTGTAGGTGGCGGCGATCCTTGCTCGTGGTGCCCTTCGGTGGAGTGCGGGGCCTCGGCGTGGCCCGCCCGGCCGGGGACTTCACCGGCGCCGCGCCGGCCGTGTGCCGTACGCCCCGTTCCGCTGCGGCGTGCACATCGGCGCCCCCGTCGCCGGGCCCGTGCGCGCCTCCGAAGGCCCTCCGGTCTCCCGGACGGCGCTCCCGGCGGCAGCGGCACACCGCGTACGCCGGCCGTGCCGGACGGACCGGTCGTGCCGGAGGGACCGGTCCGTCAGCCCCGCGAGCCCCGCGAGCCCCGCGCGATCCGGTCACCCGGTCGCCCTGCCGCCCGGTCGCCCGGCCGTCCTGCCCGACGGCTGTCCTGCCCGGCCCGGGTGGCGCGCCACCAGGTCCCGGCCTCACCCGTTCCAGGTGAACCGCGGCGGCCTGCGCTCCAGGAAGGCGGCGACGCCTTCCGCCGTGTCGCCGCTGCCGCGCGCCTGCTCCGCCCAGTGGGCCTCGCGGTCGGCCCGCCCGGCCGCGAACTCCTTCGCGGCGGCCTGTGTCAGCTGCGAGCGGGCCGCCAGTACGCGGGCGAACCCGGCCACCCTCCTGCCCAGTTCGCCCGCCGGCAGCACCTCGTCGACCAGACCGGTGCGCAGCGCCCGCTCCGTACCGATCAACTCGCCGGAGAACAAGAGGTACTTCGCGGTGGCCGGACCCACGAGCGAGACCAGGCGCCGGGTGGAGGAGGCGGGGTAGACGATGCCGAGCTTCGCCGGGGTGATCCCGAAGGCGGCGCCCTCCTCGGCGAACCGCAGGTCGCATGCGGCCGCGAGCTGGCAGCCGCCGCCCACGCAGTAGCCGCGGACCGCCGCCAGCGACGGTCTGGGGAACGCCGCGAGTGCCTCCTCGGCCCGTACGGCCAGCTCCTGCGGCGACTCCCCCGGGACCGCCGGGCCCAGCGAGGTGATGTCGGCGCCCGCGCAGAAGGTGCCGCCGTCGCCGGTCAGCACCAGCACCCGGACGGCGGGGTCGCGGCTCAGTCCGTCCAGCAGTCCGGGCAGCTCGCGCCACATCGCGGCCGTCATCGCGTTGCGTCTGGCCGGATGGCTGATGACGACGGTCGCCACCCCGTCCGCCACCGAGTGCCGGACCCCCGGCTCCGCCCCGTACGCCTCGTCCGTCCGGTTCCTCGCCTCGTTCGTCCGGTCCATGCGCCGGATGCTATCCGCCGGGCCGCTGCCTACGATCGTGGAGGGGGTGCCGGAGCGGGCCGCACCGCTGACGACCGCGAAGGCGGCGGTGTCCGTCGGCGGCGGCCACCCCGGCGACCGGGGAGGGCACGACGAGGAGGCAGCGATGACCGGTCCCGCCCGGGAGGGCAGAAAGCTCCGCCGAAGCTTCGGCTGGCTGGCGGTCCTCGGCGTGGTCCTGGTGATCGCCGGGATCGTCGGCCTCGTCTATGTCGGGCTGGCCACCCTCACCTCGATGCTCCTGTTCGGCTGGCTGCTGCTCGTCGGCGGGGTCGTCGGACTGCTCCACGCGATCGAGTCGCGGGGCAGCAGCTTCTTCTGGCTCGCCGTCGTCGTCGCCGCCCTGAACATCGCCGCCGGTGTGGTCGTCATCCGCCATCCGGAGGGCAGCGCGGAGGCGCTGACGATGTTCGCCGCGCTGCTGTTCCTCACCGGCGGGCTGTTCCGGCTCGTGGGCAGCCTGGTGGTGCGGGGCCCGCAGTTCGGCTGGACCCTGCTCCAGGGCGCCTTCGGTCTGCTGCTGGGCATCCTGGTGCTCGTGAACTGGCCGGAGAGCAGCCGCTACGTCCTCGGCGCGTTCTTCTCGCTCGCCCTGCTGTTCGACGGGCTGGGGCTGATCGCGATCGGCGTGTCCGGCCGGCAGATCCTCGGGATGGTCGCGGACGGCGGGCGGACCGGGCAGACCGGGCAGACGGGGCATACGGAGCAGACCGGGGGGACCGGGCAGGCCGGGGGGACCGGCGGCCGGGCGGCTGCCGGCGTATCCGAGACGTCGTCGGAAGACGATCCTGATCGGTCGAAGAACTAACCGAACCGCCATGTACCGCTTGGGAACCATCGATAGGAGCTGACTTCTGGTCAGCAGCCCGGTATGGACCAGTGCACTCCCGACACTCGGGTACGCAGCAGTTCCCAGCGACGTATCACGAGGGTGGGTGCGGGTCTATGGAGAGCTCCGGGAGCGTCCCGGCCCGGCCACTGCCGTACGAAGGGGTCTGGCGGTTCACCGCACCCGCGCTCGACGTGTCCGTACCGCAGGCCCGGCACGCCGTCCGCGACCTGGTCGGCCGCCAGGGCGTCCCGGTGCGCGACGAGGTGCTGCAGGGACTGCTGCTGATCGTGTCCGAACTGGTCACCAACGCCGTGCGGCACGCGGCTCTGCTGTCGCCCGAGGTGGCCGTCGAGGTCGCGGTCGGCCCGGAGTGGATCCGGGTGGCCGTCGAGGACGACCACCCCTACCGGCCC
It encodes the following:
- a CDS encoding ABC-F family ATP-binding cassette domain-containing protein, whose protein sequence is MTANLVAKDLAAGHGDRTLFAGLDLVVAPGDVIGLVGANGAGKSTLLRLLAGLDAPEDGEVRLSPPTAAVGHLPQEPERREGETVRGFLARRTGVAAAQKAMDEAARGLADGTPGADDAYAASLERWLALGGADLDERAEEIAGSLGLHAGLHAGLHAGLDRPMTALSGGQAARAQLASLLLSRYDVFLLDEPTNDLDLDGLERLERFVTGLRAGTVVVSHDREFLSRTVTKVLELDLAQQQITLYGGGYAAYLEERGTARRHAREDYEEYADKRAALEGRARMQRSWMDKGVRNARRKAGDNDKIGRKFRSEASEKQAAKARQTQRMIERLEVVEEPRKEWELRMEIAAAPRSGSVVATLRDAEVRRGDFRLGPVSLRIDFADRVAVTGANGAGKSTLLAALLGRLTLDAGHSAVGSGVVVGEVDQARRLFHGTESLLDAFCAAVPGTEPADVRTLLAKFGLRAAHVLRPAVGLSPGERTRAALALLQGRGVNLLVLDEPTNHLDLPAIEQLESALASYPGTLLLVTHDRRMLDAVRTTRRLEVAHGKVTER
- a CDS encoding BCCT family transporter; this encodes MTDIPGPPEPTRRGTATDRVVFGVTAVLTVAFVLWGAVATDTLGRVSGAMLAGLIHNGGWAFVLAASGFVIFALWLAMSRYGRIPLGREDEGPEFRTVSWIAMMFSAGMGIGLMFYGVSEPLAHFTDPPPGTDPADAAQAMETAMATTLFHWTLHPWAIYAVVGLAIAYSTFRRRRRQTVSAVFEPLIGRKHARGWGGRLIDILAIFATLFGSAASLGLGALQIGSGVSELGWMTRVSTALLVVIIAVLTLAFILSAVSGIEKGIQWLSNTNMVLALLLAVFLFVAGPTIIVLDLLPTSIAAYFGELPQLIGRTEASSGAGVADWLGSWTVFYWAWWISWTPFVGMFIARISRGRTIRQFVGGVILVPSTVSLCWFAIFGGTAMTLQERGRLGGETTPEGQLFAVLQQYPAATVTSLLVMVLVAIFFVSGADAASLVMGTLSQKGALEPSRFVVVFWGSVTGAVAAVMLLIGGGKGDALAGLQNLTILVAAPFLVVMTAMCFALMRDLRHDPIILRGRRGEEAVDLAVIAGHERYDGDFELRIGPTPPEK
- a CDS encoding HdeD family acid-resistance protein; protein product: MTGPAREGRKLRRSFGWLAVLGVVLVIAGIVGLVYVGLATLTSMLLFGWLLLVGGVVGLLHAIESRGSSFFWLAVVVAALNIAAGVVVIRHPEGSAEALTMFAALLFLTGGLFRLVGSLVVRGPQFGWTLLQGAFGLLLGILVLVNWPESSRYVLGAFFSLALLFDGLGLIAIGVSGRQILGMVADGGRTGQTGQTGHTEQTGGTGQAGGTGGRAAAGVSETSSEDDPDRSKN
- a CDS encoding Tex family protein — translated: MTTSIEGRIAEELGVRERQVKAAVELLDGGSTVPFIARYRKEATEMLDDTQLRTLEERLRYLRELEERRTAVLDSVREQGKLTDELEAQIRSADTKARLEDVYLPFKPKRRTKAQIAREAGLEPLADGLLGDPTVEPLAAAAAFVDAGKGVADSAAALEGARAILAERFSEDADLIGELRERMWTRGRLAAKVRDGREEAGAKFADYFDFAEPFTELPSHRVLAMLRGEKEDVLSLELEPEPEEPADGPSTYEGMVARRFDVADRGRPADKWLLDAVRWAWRTRILVHLGIDLRLRLRTAAEDEAVRVFAANLRDLLLAAPAGTRATLGLDPGFRTGVKVAVVDATGKVVATDTVYPHVPANKWDESLAKLARLAEEHAVELVAIGNGTASRETDRLAADLIAKHPELKLTKVMVSEAGASVYSASAFASQELPGLDVSLRGAVSIARRLQDPLAELVKIDPKSIGVGQYQHDLSEVKLSRSLDAVVEDCVNGVGVDVNTASAPLLSRVSGIGAGLAGNIVAHRDQNGPFRSRRQLRNVARLGPKAYEQCAGFLRIRGGDDPLDASSVHPEAYPVVRRMVKTTGSEIASLIGNTGVLRSLRPDDFVDESFGLPTVTDILRELEKPGRDPRPAFRTATFKDGVEKISDLASGMVLEGVVTNVAAFGAFVDVGVHQDGLVHVSAMSRTFVKDPRDVVKPGDVVRVKVLDVDIPRKRISLTLRLDDEAAAQPGGGGGRRRDQGGGRPPQQRQGGRDRRPAAGSGSGSGSGSGSGSGSGSGSGSGSGRRAAPPANSAMADALRRAGLLDGRGGGGR
- a CDS encoding SCO6745 family protein, which encodes MSSLHPRAGRRCHNAVNPLHSTVYFSPDYARELALIGVEDGGAAYFAGRAAALGAVGPGTVTASFYNFSHELIARHLPAVWDTASPAEVLDARSRAVDATLRRLLGDDTASSPEMAEAARLALRATEACTRHARPLYAAHADLPVPEEPHLALWHAATLLREHRGDGHLAALLSAGLDPLEALVSHTATGKGMSPRWILASRGWRRSDWEAASDRLRERGLLDGDGELTEAGTALRAELEEHTDRLDLAPYEHLGADGVARLTELGRGFLLAAAAAGAFPDGLTGKD
- a CDS encoding enoyl-CoA hydratase/isomerase family protein, which codes for MDRTNEARNRTDEAYGAEPGVRHSVADGVATVVISHPARRNAMTAAMWRELPGLLDGLSRDPAVRVLVLTGDGGTFCAGADITSLGPAVPGESPQELAVRAEEALAAFPRPSLAAVRGYCVGGGCQLAAACDLRFAEEGAAFGITPAKLGIVYPASSTRRLVSLVGPATAKYLLFSGELIGTERALRTGLVDEVLPAGELGRRVAGFARVLAARSQLTQAAAKEFAAGRADREAHWAEQARGSGDTAEGVAAFLERRPPRFTWNG
- a CDS encoding ATP-binding protein, with the translated sequence MESSGSVPARPLPYEGVWRFTAPALDVSVPQARHAVRDLVGRQGVPVRDEVLQGLLLIVSELVTNAVRHAALLSPEVAVEVAVGPEWIRVAVEDDHPYRPKALERDAARTGGRGLLLVKEITREAGGECDVEHTPRGGKVVWAALPLVPMSGAAPR